A single genomic interval of Trachemys scripta elegans isolate TJP31775 chromosome 3, CAS_Tse_1.0, whole genome shotgun sequence harbors:
- the LOC117875427 gene encoding serine/threonine-protein kinase PDIK1L-like, with the protein MATEAKYNIVREVGRGSYGVVYEAVVSQTRNKVAVKRMHCNVPENVELALQEFWALQSVQSQHENVIQLEECVLQSGQVFQPISRQYRKSDSHLLLIETCLKGRRCMDPKSACFLWFVMEFCDGGNMNDFLLSRTPDSQLNNSFMQQLSSAVAFLHRNQIVHRDLKSDNILISHSPGGPVVKVADFGLSKICQGKVNVNQHCFSSACGSNFYMAPEVWEGRYTAKADIFALGIIFWAMVERITFRDGDSEKELLGTYICQGKQLIPVGEALLENPNMELQIPLKNKKSMPDDLCRLLHDMLTFNPKERLDAFQLEIRIRRISYGKKRQRS; encoded by the exons ATGGCTACAGAAGCTAAGTACAACATTGTACGGGAAGTGGGTCGAGGGAGCTATGGGGTAGTTTACGAGGCAGTTGTCAGTCAAACCAGAAACAAAGTGGCCGTGAAAAGGATGCATTGTAACGTACCTGAAAATGTGGAACTGGCTTTGCAAGAGTTTTGGGCCCTGCAAAGTGTTCAGAGCCAACATGAGAATGTGATCCAGTTAGAAGAGTGTGTCTTGCAAAGTGGCCAAGTCTTTCAGCCAATCAGCCGCCAGTACAGGAAATCGGACAGTCATCTGCTGCTGATTGAGACCTGTCTGAAAGGGCGGAGATGCATGGACCCCAAGTCTGCCTGTTTTCTGTGGTTTGTGATGGAGTTCTGTGATGGTGGAAACATGAATGATTTTTTGCTGTCTCGCactccagattctcagctgaataATAGCTTCATGCAGCAGCTGAGCAGTGCTGTTGCCTTCTTGCACAGAAATCAGATTGTGCACAGAGACCTGAAGTCAGATAATATTCTTATTTCCCATAGCCCTGGAGGTCCTGTAGTAAAG GTAGCGGACTTTGGCCTGAGTAAGATATGCCAGGGGAAAGTGAATGTGAACCAGCATTGCTTCTCGTCAGCCTGTGGGTCAAACTTTTACATGGCACCAGAAGTGTGGGAAGGTCGTTATACTGCCAAAGCTGATATCTTTGCCCTCGGGATCATTTTCTGGGCTATGGTAGAGAGGATTACCTTCAGGGATGGAGACTCTGAGAAGGAATTACTTG GAACCTACATCTGTCAAGGCAAGCAGCTTATTCCTGTTGGCGAGGCACTGCTGGAGAATCCCAACATGGAACTGCAAATTCCTCTGAAGAACAAGAAGTCCATGCCAGACGATCTCTGCAGACTCCTGCATGACATGTTAACGTTTAACCCAAAGgaaagactggatgccttccaaCTAGAAATTCGAATCAGGAGAATCTCCTATGGGAAAAAGCGCCAACGTTCATAG